A region from the Kribbella shirazensis genome encodes:
- the mug gene encoding G/U mismatch-specific DNA glycosylase — translation MESIPDVIGTGLRVVFCGINPGLMSAATGHHFARPGNRFWPALHLSGFTPRLLRPAEQQELLTYRLGITNVVDRASAKAAELSRAEFVAGGENLVKKVLDVQPEWLAVLGVTAYRDAFGERTAAVGKQDRMIGATRVWVLPNPSGLNAHYTLPKLAEAFAELERVS, via the coding sequence GTGGAGAGCATTCCGGATGTGATCGGCACAGGGCTGCGGGTGGTGTTCTGTGGGATCAATCCGGGGTTGATGTCCGCCGCGACCGGGCATCACTTCGCCCGGCCCGGCAACCGGTTCTGGCCGGCGTTGCATCTGAGCGGGTTCACGCCACGGCTGCTGCGGCCGGCCGAGCAGCAGGAGTTGCTGACGTACCGGCTCGGGATCACGAACGTCGTCGACAGGGCGTCGGCGAAGGCGGCCGAGTTGTCGCGGGCCGAGTTCGTCGCCGGCGGGGAGAACCTGGTGAAGAAGGTGCTCGACGTGCAGCCCGAGTGGCTCGCGGTGCTCGGCGTCACGGCGTACCGCGACGCCTTCGGGGAGCGTACGGCGGCAGTGGGCAAGCAGGACCGGATGATCGGCGCGACCCGCGTCTGGGTGCTGCCGAACCCGAGCGGCCTGAATGCCCACTACACGTTGCCGAAACTCGCCGAGGCGTTCGCCGAACTCGAGCGGGTCAGTTGA
- a CDS encoding TetR/AcrR family transcriptional regulator, protein MVRTTTVDTETAQRLVLDAADALFYERGVQSVGMDAIRAASGVSLKRLYQLFPSKDKLIEAYLDRRDALWKSMLAEHVEAATDPRARILAVFDFLYDWFQQRDYRGCAFINSFGELGSVSPRVAELALEHKEGFRLALVELAAEAGAGDPEQLADHLILLSEGAITRSAISGSSAPAVRAREAATMILDASLKG, encoded by the coding sequence ATGGTCCGGACAACGACGGTCGATACGGAGACGGCGCAGCGGCTGGTCCTGGACGCGGCCGACGCGCTGTTCTACGAGCGCGGCGTGCAGTCGGTCGGGATGGACGCGATCCGGGCGGCGTCAGGGGTGTCGCTGAAGCGGCTGTACCAGCTGTTCCCGTCCAAGGACAAGCTGATCGAGGCGTACCTCGACCGCCGCGACGCGCTCTGGAAGTCGATGCTCGCCGAGCACGTCGAGGCGGCGACGGATCCGCGCGCGCGGATCCTCGCGGTCTTCGACTTCCTGTACGACTGGTTCCAGCAGCGCGACTACCGCGGCTGCGCGTTCATCAACTCGTTCGGCGAGCTCGGCAGCGTGTCGCCGCGGGTCGCCGAGCTCGCCCTCGAGCACAAGGAGGGCTTCCGCCTGGCGCTCGTCGAGCTGGCCGCGGAGGCCGGCGCCGGTGATCCCGAACAGCTGGCCGACCACCTGATCCTGCTCAGTGAGGGCGCGATCACCCGGTCGGCCATCTCCGGCTCCTCCGCTCCCGCGGTCCGCGCCCGGGAAGCCGCGACGATGATCCTGGACGCCTCCTTGAAGGGCTGA
- a CDS encoding alpha/beta hydrolase fold domain-containing protein, with amino-acid sequence MTVLEPAAQAFADATAKPPYLFQLSPEEGRKAVDEVQTTDYPKLPVDEEWVTAADGTRARIVKPQGATGVLPVILYLHGAGWVFGNAHTHDRLVRELAVGAGAAVVFPEYDLSPEVRYPHALEQNYAVARWILVSGKEHGLDAERLAIAGDSVGGNMTAAVTLLAKERGDVKFVQQVLFYPVTDASFDTASYRQFGESYFLQLDGMKWFWDQYTTDEEERNQITASPLRATTEQLKGLPPTLVITGEADVLRDEGEAYAAKLLEAGVPTTAVRFAAIIHDFVMLDALRDTYAANAAIELAISTLRKALN; translated from the coding sequence ATGACCGTTCTCGAGCCCGCCGCCCAGGCCTTCGCCGACGCGACCGCGAAGCCGCCGTACCTGTTCCAGCTGTCCCCGGAGGAGGGCCGCAAGGCCGTCGACGAGGTGCAGACCACCGACTACCCGAAGCTGCCGGTCGACGAGGAGTGGGTGACCGCCGCGGACGGCACCAGGGCCCGGATCGTGAAGCCGCAGGGCGCGACCGGCGTGCTGCCCGTGATCCTCTACCTCCACGGCGCGGGCTGGGTGTTCGGCAACGCGCACACCCACGACCGGCTGGTCCGTGAGCTCGCGGTCGGCGCGGGCGCCGCGGTGGTGTTCCCGGAGTACGACCTCTCGCCGGAGGTCCGGTATCCGCACGCGCTGGAGCAGAACTACGCGGTCGCCCGCTGGATCCTTGTCTCGGGCAAGGAGCATGGCCTGGACGCGGAGCGGCTGGCGATCGCCGGCGACTCGGTCGGCGGGAACATGACGGCCGCCGTGACGCTGCTCGCGAAGGAGCGCGGCGACGTGAAGTTCGTCCAGCAGGTGCTGTTCTACCCGGTCACGGACGCGTCGTTCGACACGGCGTCGTACCGGCAGTTCGGTGAGAGCTACTTCCTGCAGCTGGACGGCATGAAGTGGTTCTGGGACCAGTACACGACCGACGAGGAGGAGCGGAACCAGATCACCGCCTCGCCGCTGCGTGCGACGACCGAGCAGCTCAAGGGCCTGCCGCCCACGCTGGTGATCACCGGTGAGGCCGACGTACTGCGGGACGAGGGCGAGGCGTACGCCGCGAAGCTGCTCGAAGCCGGTGTCCCGACGACCGCGGTGCGTTTCGCCGCGATCATCCACGACTTCGTGATGCTGGACGCGCTCCGCGACACCTACGCCGCGAACGCCGCGATCGAGCTGGCGATCTCGACCCTGCGCAAGGCGCTCAACTGA